A genomic window from Corallincola holothuriorum includes:
- a CDS encoding DUF6351 family protein — MGYRPSISRLKILLQIVLVSIISFYGWQWLTFVDKYQHRQVANYPNVNRTIPILSTVKRHIRDTPRPVESFPFPIPLGGVGPDKPLYAGTNQYPFFCMSVDSQLGQPLVDNNAGLGVPIYQQAFAGNESHIIGHSKDCLIETTLHYYYQEKDGSFTRFNFDAPPEYEEVAKIDLGSELTPYIIRVETGSINRYLYMIAMPVSWPKSPERDSSQLWNKRLIYQFKGGSGIGFRQGKLRIRGLIEKRSAQLAQGYALVTSTANRTSYTYNMLLAEDTVARVKSQFVSLYGDPIYTVGVGGSGGGLAQYLIAQNRPGLIDAALPLYSYSDMVSQTIYGLDCELIEHYFSITSLNRSKWSDWSLRRSILGVNTKQGHIHRYAWLQPINQLAAGVWPEYPQGNSECQNGWFGLTSLIHNPRQSYLRSYFSKAVRQQVHWSYWEDMVGFFGRDKSGHANTTWDNRGVQYGLNALRNREISPDEFLDLNRQIGGWKPQNEMAPEKLYTVFGPQKKPLWMSLWSRHNITAPDTNTGVAPRSKASLKAIKSAYRSGQIFIGNINIPVLDIRHYLEPELNMHHVSASFEARQRIINWKGNRDNQVIWVAHPDFDPQKEAFKEMDNWMMNLLSSPERTAANSRPTAIQDRCIDANGDTIAQGPTVWDGKWNARKQGKCHQTYPMFSTSRIQAGGPWQGSVFICHRIPIKQAIASGIYGDIDMTKHLHTLGKIFPDGVCDYTKGDKGRPLDLMPRIKN; from the coding sequence ATGGGGTATCGGCCGTCTATTTCACGCTTAAAGATTTTATTACAGATAGTGCTAGTCTCGATAATCAGCTTCTACGGTTGGCAATGGTTAACTTTTGTAGACAAGTACCAGCATAGGCAAGTAGCTAACTACCCAAATGTAAATCGGACGATACCGATATTGTCGACAGTAAAACGGCACATACGTGATACCCCGCGGCCTGTTGAGTCATTTCCATTTCCAATCCCATTGGGGGGCGTAGGCCCTGACAAGCCGCTTTATGCCGGCACCAACCAATACCCATTCTTTTGCATGAGTGTGGACTCCCAATTGGGACAGCCGTTGGTCGATAATAATGCAGGCTTAGGGGTGCCGATCTATCAACAAGCCTTTGCAGGGAACGAAAGTCATATAATTGGACATAGTAAAGATTGCCTAATAGAGACGACTTTGCACTACTACTATCAAGAAAAAGATGGCTCATTTACACGCTTTAATTTCGACGCCCCACCAGAATACGAAGAAGTTGCAAAAATAGACTTAGGCAGTGAATTAACGCCGTATATTATCCGCGTAGAAACGGGCAGTATTAATCGCTATCTCTATATGATTGCGATGCCGGTAAGCTGGCCAAAATCGCCCGAAAGAGATTCGTCACAGCTTTGGAACAAGCGCCTTATCTACCAATTCAAGGGCGGTTCGGGGATTGGTTTTAGGCAAGGAAAGCTTAGAATACGTGGGCTTATTGAGAAACGCTCAGCACAATTGGCGCAAGGCTACGCGTTAGTTACATCAACAGCTAATCGCACCAGCTATACCTATAATATGCTGCTCGCCGAAGATACCGTTGCCAGAGTGAAATCCCAGTTTGTCAGCTTGTATGGCGATCCTATTTATACTGTAGGTGTTGGTGGTTCTGGCGGAGGATTGGCGCAATACCTGATTGCTCAAAATCGACCGGGGTTGATTGATGCTGCCCTCCCCCTATATAGCTACTCTGACATGGTGTCGCAGACAATATATGGCTTAGATTGTGAACTAATTGAGCATTATTTTTCTATCACGTCACTCAATCGTTCGAAGTGGAGCGACTGGAGTTTAAGGCGCTCGATCTTGGGCGTTAACACCAAGCAAGGACATATCCATAGATACGCTTGGCTACAACCCATAAACCAACTAGCGGCTGGGGTATGGCCCGAATATCCCCAAGGAAACAGTGAATGTCAAAATGGCTGGTTTGGTTTAACTTCACTCATACACAATCCAAGACAAAGCTACCTACGATCCTATTTTTCCAAAGCGGTTAGACAACAAGTTCACTGGAGCTACTGGGAAGATATGGTCGGATTCTTTGGTCGTGACAAGAGCGGTCATGCCAACACGACATGGGACAACCGTGGTGTGCAATACGGTCTTAACGCCCTTAGAAATCGAGAAATATCGCCTGACGAGTTCCTTGATTTAAACCGGCAAATAGGAGGATGGAAGCCACAAAATGAGATGGCGCCAGAAAAGCTATATACCGTTTTCGGTCCACAAAAAAAGCCATTATGGATGAGCTTATGGAGCCGGCACAATATTACAGCACCAGATACGAACACCGGAGTAGCGCCTCGCAGTAAGGCCAGCTTAAAGGCGATAAAATCAGCCTATCGCAGCGGCCAAATATTTATCGGTAATATCAACATCCCAGTTTTGGATATAAGACACTATCTCGAACCAGAGCTTAACATGCACCATGTTTCAGCGAGCTTCGAAGCAAGACAGCGCATAATCAACTGGAAAGGTAACCGAGACAATCAGGTGATCTGGGTGGCGCACCCAGATTTCGATCCACAAAAAGAAGCATTCAAGGAGATGGACAACTGGATGATGAACTTATTATCTAGTCCAGAGCGCACTGCAGCAAACAGCCGCCCTACCGCCATCCAAGATCGTTGCATTGATGCCAATGGTGACACCATCGCACAAGGCCCAACCGTATGGGATGGGAAATGGAATGCTAGAAAACAAGGGAAGTGCCACCAAACATACCCCATGTTTAGCACATCTCGGATCCAAGCAGGAGGACCTTGGCAAGGTAGTGTATTTATTTGTCATCGAATACCTATCAAACAAGCCATTGCTTCAGGCATATATGGTGATATAGATATGACAAAGCACCTTCACACATTAGGCAAAATATTTCCTGATGGTGTCTGCGACTATACGAAGGGAGATAAAGGGCGCCCCTTAGACCTAATGCCAAGAATCAAGAACTAA
- a CDS encoding esterase/lipase family protein has protein sequence MKFLPKSFQIFIALFLSVGISGCNFMRLGNDLEEMREERRLISGQVVVNDAVPAEGPIILVRYQKQGENYLMRTFERLPESLSFLVILSKQPSFLIAIEDRNSDGRYNPGERYGFWGQPSPLTMNMTTGTLEIVIDQTAALNKTFIDDVLNFDIAYLPGQQLNMIGAVTDLNDLNIGVSGAQIGVWQPNKFVKTKPLGIFQLQPYVADKIPVLFVHGMGGYPEQFSLFIDNLDLTKFQPWVYSYPSGLRLSVVSYHLNLVLQHLHQAQHFEEIHIVAHSMGGLISRGALNRCGPSCTYGGSLTTIATPWLGHKSARSGVRMAPQVVPSWFDMQPESKFLSQLVEQNMVNTFDFNLAFAYRNQGLSRENSDGSVTLESQLATSYQKSATHIRGINATHTTILKTQELFEWWENSVTKEAR, from the coding sequence ATGAAGTTCCTCCCCAAAAGCTTCCAAATCTTTATCGCATTGTTTCTATCTGTTGGCATATCTGGTTGTAACTTCATGCGCTTGGGTAATGATTTGGAGGAGATGCGCGAAGAGAGGCGTCTCATTTCCGGGCAGGTAGTTGTAAATGATGCAGTACCGGCTGAAGGTCCTATCATCCTAGTTCGTTATCAGAAACAGGGTGAAAATTATCTAATGCGAACATTTGAGAGGTTACCTGAAAGTCTTTCTTTTTTAGTGATTTTATCAAAGCAGCCCTCTTTCTTAATAGCTATCGAAGATCGAAATAGCGATGGGAGATATAACCCAGGGGAGCGCTACGGCTTCTGGGGACAACCATCGCCACTAACAATGAACATGACGACCGGAACTTTGGAAATAGTTATCGACCAGACGGCAGCACTTAACAAAACGTTTATAGATGATGTGTTGAATTTTGACATTGCATACCTACCAGGTCAGCAACTAAATATGATTGGTGCTGTCACTGACTTAAACGACTTGAATATTGGCGTAAGCGGCGCTCAAATCGGCGTATGGCAACCTAATAAGTTTGTTAAAACAAAACCTTTGGGTATATTTCAGCTACAACCCTACGTAGCTGATAAAATCCCCGTTCTTTTTGTTCATGGAATGGGTGGTTATCCAGAACAATTTTCTCTCTTCATCGACAACCTGGATCTTACTAAATTTCAACCTTGGGTATACTCCTACCCCTCAGGCCTGCGCCTGAGCGTAGTTAGCTATCATTTGAACCTCGTTCTACAGCACCTGCATCAAGCGCAGCACTTTGAAGAGATTCATATTGTCGCGCATAGTATGGGAGGACTGATTAGTCGAGGCGCACTTAATAGGTGTGGGCCGTCTTGCACATATGGCGGTAGCCTAACAACAATCGCCACTCCTTGGCTTGGACATAAAAGTGCACGTTCAGGCGTAAGAATGGCACCGCAAGTGGTTCCATCTTGGTTTGACATGCAACCGGAAAGCAAATTTCTCAGCCAACTTGTGGAACAAAACATGGTAAACACATTTGATTTCAATTTGGCTTTTGCTTACAGAAATCAAGGCTTAAGCCGGGAAAATAGCGATGGTTCAGTAACTCTCGAAAGTCAGTTAGCTACTTCTTATCAAAAGTCAGCCACCCATATCAGAGGAATAAACGCGACACATACCACCATACTTAAAACCCAAGAGTTATTCGAATGGTGGGAAAACAGTGTTACCAAGGAAGCTAGGTAA
- a CDS encoding methyltransferase: MPDYYSNDERSALEARSEAQRIAFAPFIFQATIAARNLGLLKALYDAREVGLSAEELSEETSVSVYGVKVLLDMGLSAGIVWKKETNYVLSKTGFFILNDPMTKVNLDFTKDVCYEGLNALEASIKSGKPEGLKVFGDWPTIYPALSSLPEPAQSSWFGFDHYYSDHSFPEAFPIVLTHRPKTLIDIGGNTGQWARYCVENDDELKVIVVDLPEQIDLLQESMTGHAATDRVSGRAVNMLESGATLPSGADAIWMSQFLDCFSEAQILDILKKCCNALPENGYLYIMETFWDRQPFEMAALSVNATSLYFTVMANGNSRMYHSSDMKALMGEAGLTVTREVDNVGLGHTLIECRRVSA; encoded by the coding sequence ATGCCAGATTATTATTCGAATGATGAGCGTTCAGCACTTGAAGCTCGTTCCGAGGCCCAGCGAATTGCATTTGCTCCGTTTATTTTTCAAGCGACAATTGCCGCTAGGAATCTGGGTTTGCTTAAAGCGCTGTATGACGCGCGAGAGGTTGGGCTAAGTGCCGAAGAACTGTCAGAAGAGACATCTGTATCGGTTTATGGCGTTAAGGTTCTCTTAGATATGGGGCTTAGTGCTGGTATCGTTTGGAAGAAAGAAACTAATTATGTTTTGTCGAAAACAGGTTTCTTTATCCTCAATGATCCAATGACAAAGGTGAACCTCGACTTTACGAAAGATGTTTGTTACGAGGGACTGAATGCGCTAGAGGCTTCAATTAAGTCTGGTAAGCCTGAAGGATTAAAAGTATTTGGTGATTGGCCAACAATCTATCCTGCTCTTTCGTCTTTGCCTGAGCCAGCTCAGTCGAGTTGGTTTGGGTTTGATCATTATTATTCTGATCACTCTTTTCCAGAAGCGTTTCCAATCGTGTTAACTCATCGACCTAAGACCTTGATTGATATCGGCGGTAACACTGGTCAATGGGCCCGTTATTGTGTCGAAAATGATGATGAGCTAAAGGTTATCGTCGTCGACCTGCCAGAGCAGATTGATTTATTGCAGGAAAGTATGACCGGTCATGCAGCCACGGATCGCGTTAGCGGAAGGGCTGTTAATATGTTAGAAAGCGGCGCGACACTGCCCAGTGGCGCCGATGCTATTTGGATGAGTCAATTTCTAGATTGCTTTTCCGAAGCACAGATCTTGGACATATTGAAAAAGTGCTGTAATGCATTGCCAGAAAACGGTTATCTCTACATTATGGAGACATTTTGGGATAGACAGCCGTTTGAGATGGCAGCGTTGTCTGTTAACGCTACATCGCTTTATTTTACTGTGATGGCTAACGGTAATAGTCGCATGTATCACTCGAGCGATATGAAGGCGCTTATGGGTGAGGCTGGTCTTACAGTGACGCGGGAAGTTGATAACGTGGGTCTTGGACATACGTTGATTGAGTGTCGCCGCGTAAGTGCCTAA
- a CDS encoding beta-ketoacyl synthase chain length factor, giving the protein MEEFPLQLVNWSAWAPTLETKVAWENWAGVPPTMEEPKVPQAKCIPPMQRRRCSRLTKMALQVANEACEELSVDFSLFCSRHGELHRTVKLLEDVVTQNELSPMAFAQSVHNTASGLHGIINQTYIPSTSIAATRDMVEQAWIEAYAFLRLNRDKKVLMIVFDETVPSQYRPYVSHQEDIAFALVLESNPLSITSQTISLIKNSASQVQPTKNNSLSSPWQFMQSMLVGNAEEIDKRWIWQFQ; this is encoded by the coding sequence GTGGAAGAATTCCCTCTACAACTCGTCAATTGGTCAGCATGGGCACCCACGCTTGAAACCAAAGTAGCCTGGGAAAACTGGGCTGGTGTACCGCCGACAATGGAAGAGCCAAAAGTACCTCAGGCAAAATGCATTCCGCCAATGCAAAGACGTCGATGCAGTCGACTAACCAAAATGGCGTTACAAGTCGCTAACGAGGCTTGTGAAGAGTTGTCCGTAGACTTCAGCCTATTTTGCAGCCGACATGGAGAACTCCACAGAACCGTTAAATTGCTGGAAGATGTTGTAACGCAAAATGAGCTATCGCCAATGGCTTTTGCGCAGTCGGTTCATAACACCGCATCAGGCCTGCATGGGATCATCAATCAAACCTATATCCCCTCAACTTCGATTGCCGCGACAAGGGATATGGTTGAACAAGCATGGATTGAAGCCTACGCGTTTCTGAGACTAAACCGTGACAAAAAGGTACTGATGATCGTGTTTGACGAAACAGTGCCATCACAATACCGCCCATATGTATCACATCAAGAGGATATAGCATTTGCTCTGGTGTTAGAGTCAAACCCCTTATCCATAACCAGCCAAACTATTTCACTAATAAAGAATTCGGCCAGCCAAGTTCAACCGACAAAAAATAATAGCTTATCAAGTCCCTGGCAATTCATGCAGTCAATGCTAGTTGGAAACGCCGAAGAAATTGACAAGCGGTGGATTTGGCAATTTCAATGA